The following proteins come from a genomic window of Mariniflexile sp. TRM1-10:
- a CDS encoding TraG family conjugative transposon ATPase: MRNVAKTTTLENKFPLLAVENNCILSKDADITACFKVRLPELFTVASAEYEAIHSAWHKAIKTLPDYTVVHKQDWYIKENYAPDMAKEDLSFLGKSFQQHFNERPFLNHYCYLFLTKTTKERMRTQSNFSSLCKGTLIPKEIRDKETIHRFMESVAQFERIVNDSGFITFQRLTEADIIGTDSKQGLLEQYLTLSREAAAPMQDIALGAEEVRVGNKRMCLHTLSDTDDLPSTVSADARYEKLSTDRSDCRLSFAAPVGLLLSCNHIYNQYLFLDNSEDNLQKFEKSARNMHSLARYSRANQINKEWIERYLNEAHSFGLSSIRAHFNVMAWSDNPGELRQLKNDSGSALALMECKPRHNTTDVATLYWAGMPGNAGDFPSEESFYTFIKPALCFFTEETNYHNSPSPFGIKMADRLTGKPIHLDISDLPMKRGIITNRNKFILGPSGSGKSFFTNHMVRQYYEQGAHVLLVDTGNSYQGLCELIKAKTKGEDGVYFTYTEDNPIAFNPFYTDDGVFDIEKRESIKTLILTLWKRDNEPPTRSEEVALSNAVSGYIEIIKQDDVYPSFNGFYDYVQGDYRKVLEAKKVREKDFDIANFLNVLEPYYKGGEYDYLLNSDKQLDLLSKRFIVFEIDAIKDHKILFPIVTIIIMEVFINKMRRLKGIRKLILIEEAWKAIAKEGMADYIKYLFKTVRKFFGEAIVVTQEVDDIIQSPIVKESIINNSDCKILLDQRKYMNKFDDIQAMLGLTDKEKAQVLSINMNNDPSRLYKEVWIGLGGTHSAVYATEVSAEEYLAYTTEETEKLEVMKLAAELDGNVELAIKRIASHKRETK; the protein is encoded by the coding sequence ATGAGAAATGTAGCCAAGACCACTACACTAGAGAATAAGTTTCCCTTATTGGCTGTGGAAAACAATTGCATCCTATCGAAAGATGCAGACATTACCGCTTGTTTTAAAGTACGCTTGCCGGAACTCTTCACGGTAGCTTCAGCTGAATACGAAGCCATTCACTCCGCTTGGCATAAAGCCATCAAGACTTTACCAGACTATACGGTGGTACACAAACAGGATTGGTATATCAAGGAAAACTACGCGCCTGATATGGCCAAAGAGGATTTAAGTTTTTTGGGAAAGTCCTTCCAACAGCATTTTAACGAGCGTCCTTTTTTGAACCACTATTGCTACTTGTTCCTAACCAAGACCACTAAGGAACGCATGCGAACGCAGAGCAATTTTTCATCGCTTTGCAAAGGGACTCTAATTCCAAAGGAAATCAGGGATAAAGAAACAATCCACCGCTTTATGGAATCGGTAGCACAGTTTGAGCGTATCGTAAACGATAGTGGATTTATAACATTCCAACGCCTTACCGAAGCCGATATCATTGGTACTGATAGCAAGCAGGGACTGTTGGAACAGTATCTCACTTTGTCAAGGGAAGCTGCAGCACCGATGCAGGACATCGCCCTGGGCGCTGAAGAAGTCCGTGTCGGTAACAAAAGGATGTGCTTGCACACCCTATCCGATACGGATGATTTGCCCAGTACAGTATCGGCAGATGCTCGATACGAAAAGCTATCCACCGATAGAAGTGATTGCCGCTTGTCATTTGCTGCTCCAGTGGGCTTGCTCTTAAGCTGCAACCACATCTACAACCAATATCTGTTTTTGGATAACAGTGAAGACAACCTGCAAAAGTTTGAGAAGTCCGCACGCAATATGCACTCACTGGCTCGTTACAGCCGTGCCAATCAAATCAACAAGGAATGGATTGAACGCTATTTGAACGAGGCACATTCATTTGGTCTTTCTTCCATTCGTGCGCATTTCAATGTCATGGCTTGGTCGGATAATCCGGGTGAGCTTAGACAACTAAAAAACGATAGCGGTAGCGCATTGGCGCTGATGGAATGCAAACCCCGTCATAACACCACCGATGTTGCCACGCTCTATTGGGCGGGCATGCCAGGCAATGCAGGAGACTTCCCAAGTGAGGAAAGCTTTTACACGTTCATTAAACCCGCTTTGTGTTTTTTTACAGAGGAAACGAACTATCACAATTCACCATCCCCATTTGGTATCAAGATGGCAGACCGTCTAACTGGAAAACCCATTCATTTGGATATTTCCGATTTGCCCATGAAACGGGGTATTATTACCAATCGGAACAAGTTTATATTGGGACCTTCGGGAAGCGGTAAATCCTTTTTTACCAATCACATGGTACGCCAGTACTACGAGCAAGGTGCACACGTATTATTGGTGGATACCGGTAATTCCTATCAGGGATTGTGCGAACTTATCAAAGCCAAGACCAAAGGTGAAGATGGCGTGTATTTCACTTATACCGAAGATAATCCTATTGCCTTTAATCCTTTCTATACCGATGACGGTGTTTTTGACATTGAGAAAAGAGAGAGTATCAAAACACTCATATTGACTTTGTGGAAACGGGATAACGAACCACCAACACGTTCGGAAGAGGTAGCCCTGTCCAATGCCGTAAGTGGTTATATCGAAATCATCAAACAGGACGATGTCTATCCCTCATTCAATGGCTTCTATGATTATGTACAGGGTGATTATCGTAAGGTACTTGAAGCAAAAAAAGTCAGGGAAAAAGACTTTGATATTGCCAATTTTCTGAACGTCCTAGAACCTTACTACAAAGGAGGTGAATACGATTATCTGCTAAATTCCGATAAACAATTGGACCTGCTGTCCAAACGCTTCATTGTCTTTGAGATTGATGCTATTAAAGACCACAAAATCCTTTTTCCAATAGTCACTATCATTATTATGGAGGTCTTTATCAACAAGATGCGTAGGCTCAAGGGCATCCGTAAACTTATCCTGATTGAAGAAGCTTGGAAAGCCATAGCCAAAGAAGGCATGGCGGATTACATCAAGTACCTCTTTAAAACGGTCAGAAAGTTTTTTGGTGAAGCTATTGTGGTAACCCAAGAAGTCGATGATATTATTCAGTCACCCATTGTCAAGGAAAGTATCATCAACAACTCCGATTGTAAAATACTGCTCGACCAGCGCAAGTACATGAACAAGTTCGATGACATCCAAGCCATGTTGGGGCTTACTGACAAGGAAAAGGCACAGGTGCTTTCCATCAATATGAATAACGATCCCTCACGGCTTTACAAGGAAGTATGGATTGGATTGGGCGGAACTCATTCAGCCGTTTACGCTACTGAGGTATCCGCAGAGGAATATTTGGCTTATACCACGGAAGAAACCGAAAAACTGGAAGTCATGAAACTAGCTGCGGAACTTGATGGCAATGTAGAACTCGCTATCAAACGTATCGCTTCTCACAAAAGAGAAACAAAATAA
- a CDS encoding DUF4133 domain-containing protein, translating to MNTYNINKGIGRTVEFKGLKAQYLFLFAGGLLATLVLVMILYMVGVNSYICLFLGAGGASLIVWQTFTLNKKHGEHGLMKIAARKRHPRYIICRKPVHRYLKFTPKYNAV from the coding sequence ATGAATACTTACAATATCAATAAAGGAATTGGGAGAACAGTGGAATTTAAGGGACTCAAAGCACAGTACCTGTTCCTCTTTGCAGGAGGACTGCTCGCAACGCTTGTCCTAGTGATGATACTTTACATGGTTGGGGTCAACTCCTATATCTGCCTGTTTCTTGGAGCTGGTGGTGCTTCGCTAATCGTATGGCAAACCTTCACACTGAACAAAAAGCATGGAGAACATGGACTAATGAAGATTGCCGCAAGAAAAAGACATCCCCGTTACATCATCTGCCGTAAACCCGTACACCGCTATTTAAAGTTCACTCCTAAATATAATGCGGTATGA
- a CDS encoding alpha-ketoglutarate-dependent dioxygenase AlkB family protein — translation MTLFNDTEIFASGTGGKKIFDVPDADLLLIDNFFSKEESDGYYNTLLHQTIWREYEMPMYDKVVTAPRMVSWYGETNRSSRKSNPNWPLELLTIRERVENETQMKFNAVLLNLYRNGNDGVSWHSDKTVSSNKNMNIASLTFGETRMFRLRHKLLKHIPQIEIPLHHGTFLLMAGNTNSYWEHQVPKTARNVLPRINLTFRQVSLGQ, via the coding sequence ATGACACTTTTTAATGACACCGAAATTTTCGCATCTGGCACAGGTGGCAAAAAAATATTTGACGTTCCTGATGCTGATTTGCTATTGATTGATAATTTTTTTTCCAAGGAAGAGTCTGATGGGTATTATAACACTTTGCTCCATCAAACTATATGGCGTGAATATGAAATGCCAATGTATGACAAAGTAGTTACTGCACCTAGAATGGTCTCATGGTATGGTGAAACGAACCGGAGTTCCCGAAAATCCAATCCCAACTGGCCTCTGGAATTGCTGACTATCCGGGAAAGGGTAGAAAATGAAACACAGATGAAGTTCAATGCCGTATTACTTAATCTCTACAGAAATGGGAATGATGGTGTTTCCTGGCATAGTGATAAAACTGTGAGCAGTAATAAAAACATGAACATTGCCTCGTTAACATTTGGTGAAACCCGTATGTTCCGTCTGCGTCATAAACTTTTAAAGCATATTCCACAGATAGAAATTCCTTTGCATCACGGTACTTTCCTATTGATGGCAGGAAATACAAACTCATATTGGGAACATCAGGTACCTAAAACTGCTCGGAATGTATTGCCAAGAATCAATTTAACGTTCCGTCAGGTCAGTCTGGGGCAATAG
- a CDS encoding nitrogen regulatory IIA protein, with protein MKKLKTNMDKWLDKQDKRWQALPIRKQHRYTLYFFAVYLLITAVVIAKILDDAGTSQKGMVIEPIENPALKKLETNKNRIDERK; from the coding sequence ATGAAAAAATTAAAAACTAATATGGACAAATGGCTGGATAAACAGGACAAGCGCTGGCAGGCATTGCCAATAAGGAAACAACATAGATATACGCTGTACTTTTTTGCAGTTTATCTACTGATTACAGCTGTAGTCATTGCTAAAATATTGGACGACGCAGGAACCTCTCAAAAAGGTATGGTCATCGAGCCAATTGAAAACCCAGCATTAAAAAAATTAGAAACAAATAAAAATAGAATAGATGAAAGAAAATGA
- a CDS encoding DUF3872 domain-containing protein, with product MKSLINYRNIRFTIHLKYLWLFFATMLSMSLLSSCEKKDLEIQKGVPFEVSVMPIPKQIANGQTIEIRLAIQRTDHYVGTQYFIRYFQYDGQGRLRFDHKYGFLPNNLYPIPAEQFRLYYTSESFVTQSFTVWISDNFGNEKQLSFQLNSINR from the coding sequence ATGAAATCATTAATCAATTACAGAAACATCCGTTTTACAATACATTTAAAATATCTATGGCTATTTTTTGCCACAATGCTAAGCATGAGCCTTCTTTCTTCATGTGAAAAAAAGGATTTGGAAATCCAAAAAGGAGTTCCATTTGAAGTTAGTGTTATGCCAATTCCAAAGCAAATTGCCAACGGTCAAACCATTGAAATAAGGCTTGCGATTCAAAGAACCGATCACTATGTTGGCACTCAGTATTTTATTAGATATTTTCAATATGATGGTCAGGGTAGGCTACGATTCGACCACAAGTATGGTTTTCTTCCCAATAATTTATATCCAATACCAGCGGAGCAATTCCGCTTGTATTATACTTCAGAGTCTTTTGTGACACAATCCTTCACGGTATGGATTTCTGATAATTTTGGAAATGAAAAACAGCTGAGTTTTCAATTAAACAGCATAAATAGATAA
- a CDS encoding DUF4141 domain-containing protein, whose amino-acid sequence MKKLITMVCVAMVLSATSATAQWVVTDPSNLAQSIVNSANEIVQTSSTVSNVIKNFKEVEKVYKQGKEYYDKLQAVNNLVKDARKVQQTVLLVGDVSEMYVNNFGKMINDPNFSPQELSAIANGYSALLNESTELLKELKLIINASTLSLNDKERMDIIDRVYKEVKEYHNLVRYYTNKNISVSFLRARKQNDTERVLELYGTANQKYW is encoded by the coding sequence ATGAAAAAGTTAATCACAATGGTGTGCGTGGCAATGGTATTGTCGGCAACATCAGCCACAGCCCAATGGGTAGTAACCGATCCTTCCAATCTGGCACAGAGTATCGTAAACAGCGCCAATGAAATTGTACAGACTTCCTCTACGGTAAGTAATGTCATTAAAAACTTTAAGGAAGTGGAAAAAGTATATAAGCAGGGCAAAGAATACTACGACAAGCTACAAGCGGTAAACAACCTTGTGAAAGATGCCCGAAAAGTACAGCAGACCGTACTGCTGGTGGGCGATGTATCTGAAATGTATGTCAACAACTTTGGAAAAATGATTAATGATCCGAACTTTTCTCCTCAAGAACTGTCGGCTATTGCCAATGGTTACTCAGCTCTGCTAAACGAGAGTACCGAACTCCTGAAAGAACTCAAACTGATTATCAATGCATCCACACTGTCCTTAAATGATAAGGAACGAATGGACATTATTGACCGTGTGTACAAGGAAGTAAAAGAGTACCACAATCTGGTACGCTATTACACCAATAAAAATATCTCGGTCAGTTTTCTAAGAGCAAGGAAGCAGAACGATACCGAAAGAGTATTGGAACTCTATGGAACGGCTAACCAAAAATACTGGTAA
- the traN gene encoding conjugative transposon protein TraN, which yields MKNHLKTFWAIALVIGFAVTSFAQNSAKTSLALGKIEPYCMEVTYDKTSHLIFPAAIRYVDLGSEYLIASKAEDAENVLRIKASVKGFEEETNFSVITDDGLFYNFNVFYSPSPFHQNYDLLSMQQSVSKQQGADVLFEELGNSSPSLAGLLLEIIYKQDKCIIKHIGARSFGIQFILKGIYIHSGKYYFHTEVKNRSNVPFQIDFINFKVVDKKIAKRTVVQERPMVPLRAYKPLGTINEMTIERNVFLLDQFTISNDKELLIEIFEKNGGRNQTLRVENSDLIRARLIKDMHLKI from the coding sequence ATGAAAAATCACTTAAAGACCTTTTGGGCAATTGCCCTTGTAATCGGCTTTGCCGTAACATCCTTTGCACAAAATAGTGCAAAAACCTCGCTTGCTTTGGGCAAGATAGAGCCTTATTGTATGGAAGTCACTTACGACAAAACTTCCCATTTGATTTTCCCAGCTGCTATTCGTTATGTGGATTTGGGCAGCGAATACCTAATTGCATCAAAGGCTGAAGATGCTGAAAACGTACTTCGCATAAAAGCTTCAGTAAAGGGTTTTGAGGAAGAAACCAATTTTTCGGTCATTACCGATGATGGACTTTTTTACAATTTTAATGTGTTTTACAGTCCTAGTCCTTTCCATCAAAACTATGATTTGTTAAGCATGCAGCAATCAGTAAGCAAGCAACAAGGAGCGGATGTGCTCTTTGAGGAATTGGGAAACAGCTCCCCATCCTTGGCAGGCCTGTTATTGGAAATCATCTACAAACAGGACAAGTGTATTATAAAACATATTGGGGCGAGAAGCTTCGGTATACAGTTTATACTGAAAGGAATCTATATCCATAGCGGAAAATACTATTTCCATACCGAAGTAAAAAACCGCTCGAATGTACCTTTCCAGATTGATTTTATCAATTTCAAGGTCGTGGATAAAAAGATTGCCAAGCGTACGGTGGTTCAGGAAAGACCGATGGTGCCGCTTCGTGCCTACAAGCCATTGGGTACCATAAACGAAATGACCATTGAACGAAATGTGTTCCTATTGGACCAGTTTACCATATCCAATGATAAGGAACTCCTAATTGAGATTTTCGAAAAGAACGGTGGCAGAAATCAAACGCTTCGGGTAGAAAACTCGGATTTGATAAGAGCACGACTGATTAAGGATATGCACCTGAAAATATAG
- a CDS encoding conjugal transfer protein TraO, whose translation MKKYLFAVLFVVTSITTGQAQRMLPKQKGLEISTGTLSYDSPGRNYYLNIGLTVNDRNGNYKLWALEYTHQYSKYKGLRIPQETYSMEGGYSFYLLGDIPRNISLNTAITGLIGYETINRGTDILYDGAKILNEENFIYGAGGKLSIEAYLSNHLVLLLQAKAKLFWGTSLEQLRPSAGVGLRYNF comes from the coding sequence ATGAAAAAATATCTATTTGCAGTGCTGTTTGTAGTAACAAGCATCACTACCGGTCAGGCACAACGCATGTTGCCCAAGCAAAAAGGATTGGAAATAAGTACAGGAACTTTATCCTATGATAGTCCAGGTAGGAACTATTATCTCAATATAGGGTTGACTGTAAATGACAGAAATGGAAATTACAAGCTTTGGGCATTGGAATATACCCACCAATATTCAAAATACAAAGGTCTGAGAATACCACAGGAAACCTATAGTATGGAAGGTGGATATAGTTTCTATCTACTGGGAGATATACCAAGAAATATTTCCCTGAATACAGCCATTACAGGACTTATCGGATATGAAACCATTAATCGTGGCACTGACATATTATATGATGGTGCAAAGATTCTTAATGAAGAGAATTTCATTTACGGTGCTGGAGGAAAATTGTCCATTGAAGCCTATCTATCCAATCATCTTGTATTGTTGCTTCAGGCAAAGGCTAAACTATTCTGGGGAACGTCCCTAGAACAACTTCGACCATCCGCAGGGGTGGGTTTAAGATATAACTTTTAA
- the traK gene encoding conjugative transposon protein TraK, which produces MEFKTLRNIENSFRQIRLYALVFAVLCLGITGFSLWKSYQFAQEQRQKIYVLDNGKSLMLALSQDAAINRPVEAREHVRRFHELFFTLAPDKNAIESNMNRAFNLADKSAFDYYKDLSEKGYFSRIISGNVQQRIEVDSVICNFDIYPYAVRTYGNQFIIRSSNVTKRNLVTSCYLVNSVRSDTNPQGFNIEKFAVVENRDIEVIQR; this is translated from the coding sequence ATGGAATTTAAAACCTTAAGAAATATTGAAAACAGTTTTCGGCAAATACGGCTGTATGCCCTTGTATTTGCCGTGCTCTGCCTTGGGATAACGGGATTTTCCCTTTGGAAATCCTACCAGTTTGCGCAGGAACAACGTCAGAAAATCTATGTACTGGATAATGGAAAATCCTTGATGTTGGCTCTTTCACAGGATGCGGCTATCAACCGTCCGGTTGAAGCAAGGGAACACGTCAGACGCTTTCACGAGCTGTTCTTTACCCTAGCACCAGATAAGAATGCCATTGAGAGCAATATGAACAGGGCTTTTAACCTTGCTGATAAAAGTGCTTTCGATTATTACAAAGACCTTTCGGAAAAAGGATATTTCAGCCGTATCATATCTGGCAACGTACAACAGCGCATTGAGGTCGATAGCGTGATCTGCAACTTTGATATCTACCCTTATGCGGTACGCACCTACGGCAATCAATTCATCATCCGCTCCAGCAATGTGACCAAACGCAATCTGGTTACTTCCTGCTATCTGGTCAACTCCGTGCGTTCGGACACTAACCCGCAAGGTTTCAATATCGAAAAATTTGCCGTGGTGGAAAACAGGGACATCGAGGTCATCCAACGTTAA
- a CDS encoding molybdenum ABC transporter permease, with amino-acid sequence MDYTLLIMGSLALSIGLFLWYWIGKRRFGRRNSNGVEGFTSYEKAVVTRFFERIGRWLAYILIIAGVLFLWGYSREEKEVEQQAVTEKPLLPQTDLTER; translated from the coding sequence ATGGATTATACCTTACTGATAATGGGAAGTTTGGCACTGTCAATAGGACTGTTTTTATGGTATTGGATAGGCAAAAGGCGGTTTGGCAGACGTAACTCCAATGGCGTAGAAGGCTTTACCAGCTATGAAAAAGCAGTAGTGACTCGTTTTTTTGAGCGAATCGGTCGTTGGCTAGCTTATATATTAATTATAGCTGGCGTACTGTTCTTATGGGGCTATTCCAGAGAAGAAAAGGAAGTGGAACAGCAAGCTGTCACTGAAAAACCGCTATTGCCCCAGACTGACCTGACGGAACGTTAA
- the traJ gene encoding conjugative transposon protein TraJ: protein MEFNNLHEVLRSLYDEMLPLSGEMAGIAKGLAGLGALFYVALKVWQALSRAEPIDMYPLLRPFALGICIMFFPTLVLGSINAILSPVVQGTHGILENQVLDLNDLQAKKDLLEREAMLRNPETAYLVSNEEFDKKLEALGWSPSDLVTISGMYMERQGYKFEQTVKNWFRKLLEVLFQAAALVVDTIRTFFLIVLSILGPIAFAISAWDGFQSTLTQWLTRYISVYLWLPVADLFSSMLAKIQTLIVERDIEMLSDPTFIPDTSNTVYTIFMIIGIVGYFTIPTVTGWIIQAGGAGNFTRNVNQTAMKAGNVASAGAGSAAGNIGGQLLK from the coding sequence ATGGAATTTAACAATCTTCATGAGGTTTTGCGCTCCCTGTATGATGAGATGCTACCGCTATCAGGCGAGATGGCGGGCATAGCCAAAGGACTTGCCGGATTGGGCGCCTTGTTTTATGTAGCCCTAAAGGTATGGCAGGCACTGAGTAGGGCAGAGCCCATTGATATGTATCCACTGCTCCGTCCTTTTGCCTTGGGTATTTGTATTATGTTCTTTCCGACCCTTGTGCTGGGGAGCATCAACGCCATACTAAGTCCCGTGGTACAGGGAACACATGGCATTCTCGAAAATCAGGTGCTTGACCTAAACGACCTACAGGCAAAAAAAGACCTATTGGAACGCGAAGCGATGCTCCGCAATCCAGAAACCGCATATCTAGTGTCAAACGAAGAATTCGATAAAAAACTGGAAGCGTTGGGCTGGTCGCCATCTGATTTGGTCACCATCTCGGGTATGTATATGGAACGTCAGGGATATAAGTTTGAACAGACCGTCAAAAACTGGTTTAGGAAATTATTGGAAGTGCTCTTTCAGGCGGCCGCACTGGTAGTTGACACCATACGGACGTTCTTTTTGATAGTACTTTCCATTTTAGGACCTATAGCTTTTGCCATATCGGCCTGGGACGGTTTTCAATCCACGCTTACCCAGTGGCTTACCCGTTACATTAGTGTGTACCTCTGGCTTCCGGTAGCAGATTTGTTCAGCTCCATGCTCGCTAAGATACAAACCCTGATTGTTGAGAGGGATATCGAAATGCTGTCCGATCCCACTTTTATCCCTGATACCTCAAACACGGTCTATACCATTTTTATGATCATTGGTATTGTGGGCTATTTCACCATTCCCACAGTAACCGGCTGGATCATTCAGGCTGGTGGTGCAGGGAACTTTACCCGTAATGTAAACCAAACGGCAATGAAGGCTGGAAACGTTGCCAGTGCTGGTGCTGGCTCCGCTGCAGGGAATATCGGAGGACAACTATTAAAGTAA
- the traM gene encoding conjugative transposon protein TraM: protein MKENEKKVSFLVEEGSQNKVSNLLDDKQNNKERLKKPLIFSLMAVVFFGCMYLIFKPSTDKTEIEKAGLNDVVPQATGAGMPANKGKAYEQEMLKAKEQEKRNALLSLSDYWNTDDNEEPVEALDEEEPSYSGGYERHSNPALNSYHNAQSTLGSFYQGDNSQTLELQKQLDELKEQLAEKEVPETVTVENQLSLMEKSYQMAAKYLPSGTNTGEVKVTPASSTQKESFVAFTSRRKNVVSALYREPTDSAFIAYWSENRNRQFYTPGSSQQAVEPKNSIKACIHETQTVTGESFVRLRLLEPAQTPNRAIVQGTILTAHTKFQSGRLQLKVTSMEVDGNIIPVDITIYDLDGQEGLYVPYSPEMNALTEMAGNMSQTSGTSLMLTQSAGQQVAADLSRGVVQGISGYFSKKVKTPKITLKAGHLLFLVSKK, encoded by the coding sequence ATGAAAGAAAATGAAAAAAAGGTCAGCTTCCTAGTTGAGGAAGGTAGCCAAAACAAAGTCTCCAACCTGCTTGATGACAAGCAGAACAATAAGGAACGTCTGAAAAAACCACTCATATTCAGTTTGATGGCTGTGGTATTCTTCGGTTGTATGTACCTCATATTTAAACCATCTACCGATAAAACGGAAATCGAAAAGGCTGGATTGAACGATGTGGTGCCACAGGCAACTGGAGCTGGAATGCCTGCCAACAAAGGGAAGGCATATGAACAGGAAATGCTTAAGGCCAAAGAACAGGAAAAACGAAATGCCTTATTATCTCTTTCGGATTACTGGAATACGGATGATAATGAAGAACCCGTTGAAGCCCTTGATGAAGAAGAGCCTAGCTATAGTGGTGGATATGAAAGACACAGTAATCCGGCATTGAACAGTTACCATAATGCGCAAAGCACATTAGGTTCTTTCTATCAAGGAGATAATTCCCAGACGCTGGAACTCCAAAAGCAATTGGATGAGCTAAAGGAACAATTGGCTGAGAAAGAAGTGCCAGAGACCGTTACCGTTGAGAACCAATTGTCACTCATGGAGAAATCCTATCAAATGGCCGCAAAATACCTTCCCTCGGGTACGAATACGGGAGAGGTTAAAGTTACTCCAGCTTCGTCCACACAAAAGGAATCCTTCGTGGCATTTACCTCCAGAAGGAAAAACGTCGTATCTGCCTTGTACCGTGAGCCTACCGATAGTGCTTTTATAGCCTATTGGAGTGAAAATCGCAACAGGCAGTTTTACACGCCTGGTTCCTCGCAACAGGCGGTAGAACCCAAAAACAGCATCAAAGCCTGTATTCATGAAACACAAACTGTTACAGGCGAAAGTTTTGTACGCTTACGGTTGTTGGAGCCTGCACAAACGCCCAACCGTGCCATTGTACAAGGAACCATCCTTACGGCCCATACCAAGTTTCAGTCTGGACGTTTACAGCTAAAAGTGACCTCCATGGAAGTGGATGGCAATATTATTCCAGTTGATATTACCATTTATGACCTTGATGGTCAAGAGGGTTTATATGTACCATATTCACCTGAAATGAATGCCCTAACTGAAATGGCTGGCAATATGAGTCAGACTTCAGGAACGAGCCTGATGCTTACCCAATCGGCAGGACAGCAGGTTGCAGCTGACCTGAGCCGTGGGGTGGTTCAGGGCATTTCAGGCTATTTCTCCAAAAAGGTGAAAACTCCAAAAATTACCCTAAAGGCTGGCCATCTACTGTTTTTGGTCTCAAAAAAATAA
- a CDS encoding DUF4134 domain-containing protein, with the protein MEKQRKKVLLAVMGMLSSLGMLAQGNGTAGINEATQMVTSYFAPATQLIYAIGAVVGLIGGVKVYNKFSSGDPDTSKTAASWFGACIFLIVAATILQSFFL; encoded by the coding sequence ATGGAAAAACAAAGAAAAAAAGTTTTACTGGCAGTTATGGGAATGCTGTCCAGTTTAGGTATGCTGGCACAGGGAAACGGTACCGCTGGTATCAATGAAGCTACCCAAATGGTTACCTCATATTTTGCCCCAGCCACACAGCTCATCTATGCCATTGGGGCAGTGGTCGGTCTTATAGGAGGTGTTAAAGTGTACAATAAATTCAGCAGTGGCGACCCCGATACCAGTAAAACGGCAGCAAGCTGGTTTGGAGCCTGTATCTTTCTTATCGTAGCAGCTACTATCCTACAGTCATTCTTCCTTTAA